AGCCATTCCTTGAGCAGGATGGAGCGCCACATGTCAGTACTTTCCCATCAGCCCGATGAAGCCGTCTTCGAGGGTCATCGGAACGCGCCGCAGGTCGTATGCCCGGACGCCTAGTTCGGCAAGGCGCGCCTGGACCGTTGGGCCGTCGGAGTAGGAATAGACGCAGACCGTTTCGCCGCGTCGTTCGTGGCCGCGGATGACGTCGTCCTGCGCAAGACTCGGGATGTGGTCGCAACGAAAGGCGTATTTGCAAAAGGAATCCATGAAATCATCGAGCGCAAAGCTGGTGATTTCGCCCTTGTCGATGAAAATGATGGTATCGACCAGTTGCTCCAAATCCTGGACGATGTGGCTGGTGACGAAGATCGTCTTGTCGCCGAGCGAGGCGAATTCGTGCAGCACGTCGAGAAACAGCCGCCGATACCCGGCGTCGAGACCCATGGAATAGTCGTCGAGAATCAGCAGGTCGGGATTTTGGGCCATGATCACGCCAAGCACCACCTGGGAACGCTGCCCGCAGGACATGTTGCCGACCTTGTGCGTGGCGGGCAGCCCCATCCTGTTGACGAGATCGTAGAACACGTCTGGGTTCCAGTCGGGATAGCAGCCCCGGAAAAAGCGTTCGGTCTGCGCGATGGTCATGAATTCGTAGGCGAGGTGCCCCTCGTGCAGCAGGCCGATGCGGTTCCTGATCACCGGGGGCAGGTCGTGCGAATCCTCGCCGAGCACGAGGCAGCGCCCGCCAGTGGGTTTCAGGAAGCCCATCAGGATGTTGACCAGGGTGGTCTTGCCCTGTCCGTTCTTGCCCAGCAGGCCGCACACGCTTCCCTGGGGAACCGCGAAGTTGAGGTCGCGGTAGATCGTCCGGGCTCCGTAAGTCTGGCAGAGGTTGTGGACCTCGATGGCGTTCATCAGTCCGCGATCTGCCTTCCCGGCACCCTGAGTTGGTGCTCCGGACCGGCGTCGAAGAGCACCACGAAGTCGTTTCGCGGCTTCTGGAAGGTGAACTCGGCCTCTTCGTCCATTCGTCCTTCCATCAGCAGGCGGCCGTCAGTGGCGAGAATGCGCATGGTCACGCCTGCGGCCGACGAGCCGTCGGAAAAGCCGCCCTGGCAGGTGATGGTGTTGTCGCCGTTGTCCGTGCACATGCACAGAGGCATGTGGGCGTGAGCTGCGGCCGCCGTTTGCAGAAAAGCGAAAAGGGCCGCACTGAGTGCAAATCGCATGCGTTACCTCGTGGGCGTTTTTTTGGGGGACAGGGAGCATCCGTCCCGGCCCGATTTTCCCGTGGGGCGTTCCGGCAAGCGTCACTGCCTGGCGGGAGACGGCGGGCCTGAGCGCGTACGGGCTCGTTGCCGCTTTGGCCTAGCCAACGGGCACGCAGACAATTCCAAAATTGATAATTAAAGTCAATATCAATATTGGAGGCGGACTCGAGATCCCGTCCCCCTCGGGCCGCGATCGCGGCTTGATTTGCCCGCGCCGTCATGTATTCTTGTCCATCACACGCCAATCTCCCGGAGGACACATGCCCCACGGTTTCACATTGCTGCGCGAGGAAGACATCCCCGAAATCCAGGCCAAGGCCCTGATCTACAGGCACGACGCCACGGGCGCGCGGCTGCTCTCGGTCGCGGCCCCGGACGAGAACAAGGTCTTCGGCATCGCCTTTCGCACGCCGCCCAGGGACTCCACCGGCGTGGCCCACATCCTGGAGCACTCCGTGCTCTGCGGCTCGGAGAAGTACCCCGTCAAGGAGCCCTTCGTGGAACTGCTCAAGGGCTCCTTGCAGACCTTTCTCAACGCCTTCACCTACCCCGACAAGACCTGCTATCCCGTGGCCTCCACCAACGGCCAGGACCTCACAAACCTGATCGACGTCTATCTCGACGCGGTCTTCGCGCCGCGCATCACCGAGAACATCTTCAAGCAGGAAGGCTGGCACTACGAACTCGACGACGAGAGCGGCCCCATGACCTACAAGGGCGTGGTTTTCAACGAGATGAAGGGCGCCTACTCCTCGCCCGACGCCGTGCTCTCCGAACTCTCGCAACAGTCCGTGTTCCCGGACGTGACCTACGGCCTGGATTCCGGCGGCGATCCCGAGCGCATCCCGGACCTGACCTACGAGGACTTCAAGGAGTTCCACCGTACCTACTACCATCCCTCCAACTCCTGGATATATTTCTACGGCGACGACGACCCGGACGAGCGGTTGCGGCTGCTGGCCGAACGGCTCAAGGGCTACGAGGCCCTGGCCGTGGATTCGGCCGTGCCGCCCCAGCCGCGCCTGGGCGAGCCCAGACGCGTCGAACGCGGCTACGCCGCGGCCGAGGACGGCGGCCGGGCCATGGCCACGATGAACTGGCTTTTGCCCGAGACGACGGACGCGCAAACCAACCTGGCCCTGCGCGTGCTCGACGAAATCCTCATGGGCCTGCCCTCCTCGCCGCTCAAGAAGGCCCTGCTCGACTCGGGCCTGGGCGAGGACGTGACCGGCGGCCTGGAGACCGAGCTTCGCCACATGTACTTCTCCGTGGGGCTGAAGGGCATGGACCCGGATGAGGCCGCGCACTCGCGCGACGCCATGGAGCGCATCGCCTTCGAGGTTCTGCAGTCGCTTGAGCGCGAGGGCATCCCCGAGGATCTGCTCGACGCGGCCATGAACTCCGTGGAGTTCGCCTTCCGCGAGAACAACACCGGCCGCTTCCCGCGCGGCCTGCTGCTCTGGCTCAGGAGCCTCTCCACCTGGCTGTACGAGGGCGATCCCCTGGCCCTGGTGGCCTTCGAAAAGCCCCTGGCCGCGCTCAAGGCGCGCCTGGCCGCGCGCGAGCCGGTTTTCGAGACGCTCATCCGCGAACATTTCCTGAACAATGCCCACCGCGCGGGCGTGCTCCTGACCCCGGACCCGCAGCTTCTGCAAAAGCGCGAAAAGGCCGAGGCCGAACGCCTGAACGCCGCCTTCGCGGCCATGGACAAGGAGACCCGCGCGCAGGTCATGGCCCAGACCGTCGAACTGCGCGAGGAGCAGGCCCGGCCGGACGCGCCCGAGGCCCTGGCCTCGATCCCGGCCCTGACCCGGGCCGACCTGCCGCGCGAAAACCGGCGCATCCCCAGCGACTTCAGCGAAGTCCACGGCGCGCCGGTCATGGGCCACGACCTGCCCACGGCGGGCATCGCCTACCTCGACGCGGGCTTTTCCCTGGATCCGCTGCCGCGCGACCTGCTGCCCTTGGTGCCGCTCTTTGGCCGCGCGCTGCTCGAAATGGGCACCGAGCGCGACGACTTCACGGCCCTCACGCGGCGCATCGCCCGCGTCACCGGCGGCATGGACGCCCAGTCCTTCGCGGCCCCGGCCGTGGGCTCGGACCGCCCGGCCTCGTGGCTCTTCCTGCGCGGCAAGGCCACGGCCG
The sequence above is a segment of the Alkalidesulfovibrio alkalitolerans DSM 16529 genome. Coding sequences within it:
- a CDS encoding insulinase family protein; the protein is MPHGFTLLREEDIPEIQAKALIYRHDATGARLLSVAAPDENKVFGIAFRTPPRDSTGVAHILEHSVLCGSEKYPVKEPFVELLKGSLQTFLNAFTYPDKTCYPVASTNGQDLTNLIDVYLDAVFAPRITENIFKQEGWHYELDDESGPMTYKGVVFNEMKGAYSSPDAVLSELSQQSVFPDVTYGLDSGGDPERIPDLTYEDFKEFHRTYYHPSNSWIYFYGDDDPDERLRLLAERLKGYEALAVDSAVPPQPRLGEPRRVERGYAAAEDGGRAMATMNWLLPETTDAQTNLALRVLDEILMGLPSSPLKKALLDSGLGEDVTGGLETELRHMYFSVGLKGMDPDEAAHSRDAMERIAFEVLQSLEREGIPEDLLDAAMNSVEFAFRENNTGRFPRGLLLWLRSLSTWLYEGDPLALVAFEKPLAALKARLAAREPVFETLIREHFLNNAHRAGVLLTPDPQLLQKREKAEAERLNAAFAAMDKETRAQVMAQTVELREEQARPDAPEALASIPALTRADLPRENRRIPSDFSEVHGAPVMGHDLPTAGIAYLDAGFSLDPLPRDLLPLVPLFGRALLEMGTERDDFTALTRRIARVTGGMDAQSFAAPAVGSDRPASWLFLRGKATAEKAPQMAELFNDVLLTARFDDKARFKQMLMEEKARLEQRLVPAGHSFVLSRLAARFSVAGMASEIMGGVEQLFFLRRLAENFDASWPETLAALEEIRRALLNEAARQVNLTADETARKTIEPGLADLLRALPTASPKAATWQPLPFAANEGLAIPAQVNYVGKGVNLLAEGIVPGQAAPAVARWLRTAYLWDRVRVQGGAYGAFCIFDEVSGNLFMASYRDPNLAKTLSVYDATADYLRSLSLDAAEMDKAVVGAIGDMDAYQLPDAKGFTALMRRLTGRTEEERDARREAILSLGIEDFNVFADAAATLRDKGRVVALGVEGKLAAQGLDVVRVL
- a CDS encoding ABC transporter ATP-binding protein, translated to MNAIEVHNLCQTYGARTIYRDLNFAVPQGSVCGLLGKNGQGKTTLVNILMGFLKPTGGRCLVLGEDSHDLPPVIRNRIGLLHEGHLAYEFMTIAQTERFFRGCYPDWNPDVFYDLVNRMGLPATHKVGNMSCGQRSQVVLGVIMAQNPDLLILDDYSMGLDAGYRRLFLDVLHEFASLGDKTIFVTSHIVQDLEQLVDTIIFIDKGEITSFALDDFMDSFCKYAFRCDHIPSLAQDDVIRGHERRGETVCVYSYSDGPTVQARLAELGVRAYDLRRVPMTLEDGFIGLMGKY